In the Oryzias latipes chromosome 9, ASM223467v1 genome, one interval contains:
- the foxn4 gene encoding forkhead box protein N4 codes for MIEGGITPRMSGIIENAGHHPSPQDYRLLTTDPSQLRVEDLPGDLQSLSWLTSVDVPRLQQMADSRGHSNGPPSQGSLLEQQTVQLSSMTIPVSQASILHLQSNMQHSPLGMSITSNHPGSMSPFSMNGLPSPGYQCPTSVYQATPQQVYSLTQTGQQCSTAGLYSNVSFNNQSLFTQPRLAPQERELQPKSFPKPIYSYSCLIAMALKNSKTGSLPVSEIYSFMKEHFPYFKTAPDGWKNSVRHNLSLNKCFEKVENKTSNSSRKGCLWALNPAKIDKMEEEMQKWKRKDLPAIRRSMANPDELDKLITDRPESCRRKALEPGMTRLAGCPSGLPLAVPAQMQSQPIVTLSLPCLSMQQHHQLQAQLQAQARLTPMSPAPAQTPPLHSVPDLCHSPLAQQPSKPPENFYSLHSDANTEVDALDPSIMDFALQGNLWEEMKDDSFNLDALGTFSNSPLRLSDCDLGTAALPPASSGANLPLSEVQVSGLYTSYTSQDPLYSQYMGAPANSKPIALL; via the exons GCTTCTGACCACAGACCCCTCCCAGCTGCGGGTGGAGGACCTCCCCGGGGACCTTCAGTCTCTGTCATGGCTCACCTCTGTGGATGTGCCCCGGCTACAGCAGATGGCTGATAGCAGAGGCCACAGTAACGGCCCCCCCTCCCAGGGTAGCTTGCTAGAGCAACAAACAG TTCAACTGAGCAGTATGACCATACCAGTGAGCCAAGCCTCCATTCTCCACCTGCAGAGTAACATGCAGCACAGTCCTTTGGGGATGAGCATCACCAGCAACCACCCTGGAAGT ATGTCTCCATTCTCCATGAATGGACTTCCCTCCCCAGGGTATCAGTGCCCAACCTCAGTTTATCAGGCAACACCACAACAGGTGTACTCTCTAACACAAACTGGACAACAG TGTTCAACGGCTGGGCTTTATAGCAATGTCTCTTTTAACAACCAAAGTCTGTTCACACAACCTCGCCTGGCACCACAGGAGCGGGAGCTGCAGCCCAAGTCTTTTCCCAAACCGATCTACTCTTACAG TTGTTTAATTGCCATGGCACTGAAGAACAGCAAAACTGGCAGCCTTCCAGTCAGTGAGATTTATAGCTTTATGAAGGAACACTTTCCTTATTTCAAG ACTGCACCTGATGGATGGAAGAATTCGGTCAGACACAACCTCTCCTTGAACAAATGCTTTGAGAAGGTGGAGAACAAGACAAGCAACTCATCCCGCAAGGGCTGTCTATGGGCACTGAACCCTGCCAAAATTGACAAGATGGAAGAAGAGATGCAGAAGTGGAAACGCAAGGACCTCCCAGCTATTCGGCGCAGCATGGCCAACCCCG ACGAGTTGGACAAACTCATCACAGACCGTCCAGAGAGCTGCAGGCGTAAGGCTTTAGAGCCTGGTATGACCCGGCTGGCTGGTTGCCCAAGTGGCCTACCGCTGGCAGTGCCGGCTCAGATGCAGTCCCAGCCCATAGTCACTCTGTCCCTGCCCTGTTTGTCCATGCAACAACACCACCAACTCCAGGCTCAGCTGCAGGCTCAGGCTCGGCTGACCCCCATGTCGCCTGCCCCAGCCCAGACACCTCCCCTCCACTCGGTCCCTGACCTTTGCCACAGTCCGCTCGCACAGCAGCCCAGCAAGCCTCCGGAGAATTTTTACAGTCTGCACAGCGATGCAAACACAGAGGTGGATGCATTGGACCCCAGCATCATGGACTTCGCCCTTCAAG GTAATTTGTGGGAAGAAATGAAAGACGACAGCTTTAACCTGGATGCTTTGGGGACCTTCAGTAACTCCCCCCTCCGATTATCAGACTGTGACTTGGGAACGGCCGCTCTCCCTCCTGCATCCAGTGGAGCAAATCTGCCGTTGTCAGAGGTGCAAGTGTCAGGGCTCTACACCTCCTACACCTCCCAGGATCCCTTGTATTCTCAGTACATGGGTGCCCCGGCCAACAGCAAGCCCATTGCCCTGCTTTAA